One genomic region from Salinicola endophyticus encodes:
- a CDS encoding efflux RND transporter periplasmic adaptor subunit → MRPTLMNRPIGIGGAILLSLVLSACGGDESSSAGDQQKGQQKPPTQAQVLEVKARDIGLSKTYPGMIRSDQEVTVMGRVEGILEARHYREGSLVEKGDKLFTIEPAPYKATVEQRQADVQSAQAELYRAQRDAERYTRLYKQNSVSQQQRDQSQADLRTAQASLAQAKAALDSAQIDLSYTQVNAPVSGMISLSEVNVGNLVQPPQQLATITPLNPIEVRFSLPADDAFALRRQRQRGAKEADAAVLTAPSTGSATREPLKLAGELDFLGSRVDESTSTVQAEATFRNQDGLFLPGQFVRVTLPNVKRYGVFAVPAVAVTEGLKGPQVYVLDAEGKVEARFVSLGEVAGDWQIITQGLDSGDRVVVSGIGSVSPGDKIDPQPFSGSAEQPQDKAGENPSQKADAKGGEGAEGAQAGKGTQGAQTDGGQNGAN, encoded by the coding sequence ATGCGCCCTACACTCATGAATCGCCCCATCGGTATCGGTGGCGCGATACTGCTCTCGCTCGTACTGTCCGCCTGCGGCGGTGACGAGTCATCCAGTGCCGGTGACCAACAGAAGGGGCAGCAGAAGCCGCCGACCCAGGCCCAGGTGCTGGAGGTCAAGGCGCGCGATATCGGGCTGTCCAAGACCTACCCGGGCATGATTCGCAGCGACCAGGAGGTCACCGTGATGGGACGTGTCGAGGGGATTCTCGAGGCACGTCACTACCGCGAGGGGAGTCTGGTGGAGAAGGGCGACAAGCTCTTCACCATCGAACCCGCCCCCTACAAGGCGACCGTCGAACAGCGCCAGGCCGACGTCCAGAGTGCCCAGGCCGAGCTCTACCGGGCGCAGCGCGATGCCGAGCGCTACACGCGTCTCTACAAGCAGAACTCGGTCAGCCAGCAGCAGCGGGATCAGTCCCAGGCCGATCTGCGCACGGCCCAGGCATCGCTGGCCCAGGCAAAGGCGGCGCTGGACAGCGCCCAGATCGACTTGAGCTATACCCAGGTCAACGCCCCGGTCAGCGGCATGATCAGCTTGAGCGAGGTCAACGTGGGCAACCTGGTGCAGCCGCCCCAGCAGCTGGCGACGATCACGCCGCTCAACCCCATCGAGGTACGCTTCTCGCTGCCCGCGGATGACGCCTTTGCCCTGCGCCGCCAGCGCCAGCGCGGCGCCAAGGAGGCCGACGCCGCGGTGCTCACCGCGCCGTCCACCGGCTCGGCCACGCGCGAGCCGCTCAAGCTCGCCGGCGAGCTCGACTTCCTCGGTTCGCGTGTCGACGAGAGCACCAGCACGGTTCAGGCCGAAGCCACCTTCCGCAATCAGGATGGCCTGTTCCTGCCCGGTCAGTTCGTGCGTGTCACCCTGCCCAACGTCAAGCGCTACGGCGTCTTCGCGGTGCCCGCGGTGGCGGTGACTGAGGGACTCAAGGGGCCGCAGGTGTATGTCCTCGACGCCGAAGGCAAGGTCGAGGCGCGCTTCGTCTCGCTGGGGGAGGTCGCCGGCGACTGGCAGATCATCACCCAGGGTCTCGACAGCGGCGACCGCGTGGTGGTCTCGGGCATCGGCAGCGTCTCGCCCGGTGACAAGATCGACCCGCAGCCGTTCTCCGGCAGCGCGGAGCAGCCCCAGGACAAGGCCGGCGAGAATCCCTCGCAGAAGGCCGATGCCAAGGGTGGTGAGGGCGCCGAAGGGGCCCAGGCCGGTAAAGGCACCCAAGGGGCCCAGACCGATGGCGGCCAGAACGGAGCCAACTGA
- a CDS encoding GNAT family N-acetyltransferase has translation MAQQGERQETPQDALRVTRLDSLAALEAASWNAVVGTGYPFLRHEFLVALEACGCACTETGWTPDHLLVYRGARLVAVLPRYAKWHSRGEYVFDWAWADAWERAGGDYYPKSLSAIPFTPASGPRLGVVADESHAAVIAALGPVLRASDMQSWHLLFAGDAEVAAWQAGFGAPLLERCAVQFTWCDAGYGDFEGFLAGMSSRKRKEIRRERRRLAEQGFVFERLSGAAIDEAALDQFYRCYCMTYLERGQHPYLNRDFFTRLRDTLGDAMMLVRASIDGRAVAAALCFEGDDTLYGRYWGSEVEVDFLHFETCYYQGIEHCLARGLSRFDPGTQGEHKLTRGFAPALSRSLHYLAHEGFREAVAQFCREERAYVEAYLEQCRGRLPFRQTPAGDDAAANHED, from the coding sequence ATGGCACAGCAGGGAGAGCGTCAGGAAACGCCGCAGGACGCGCTGCGGGTGACGCGGCTCGACAGCCTGGCGGCGCTGGAGGCGGCCAGCTGGAACGCGGTGGTGGGTACGGGCTACCCGTTCCTGCGGCACGAGTTTCTCGTCGCGCTCGAGGCGTGCGGCTGCGCCTGCACCGAGACCGGCTGGACGCCGGACCATCTGCTGGTCTATCGCGGCGCGCGGCTGGTGGCGGTGCTGCCGCGCTACGCCAAGTGGCACTCGCGCGGCGAGTACGTGTTCGACTGGGCCTGGGCGGATGCCTGGGAGCGCGCCGGCGGCGACTACTACCCCAAGTCGCTGTCGGCGATCCCGTTCACGCCGGCGAGCGGGCCGCGCCTGGGCGTGGTCGCCGACGAGTCGCATGCGGCGGTGATCGCGGCGCTGGGCCCGGTGCTGCGGGCAAGCGACATGCAGAGCTGGCATCTGCTGTTCGCCGGTGACGCCGAAGTGGCGGCGTGGCAGGCGGGCTTCGGGGCGCCGCTGCTCGAACGCTGCGCGGTACAGTTCACCTGGTGCGATGCCGGCTATGGTGACTTCGAGGGCTTCCTCGCGGGGATGAGCTCACGCAAGCGCAAGGAGATCCGGCGCGAGCGCCGGCGGCTGGCGGAGCAGGGCTTCGTGTTCGAGCGCCTCAGCGGCGCGGCGATCGACGAGGCCGCGCTGGACCAGTTCTACCGCTGCTACTGCATGACCTATCTGGAACGCGGCCAGCACCCCTATCTCAATCGCGACTTCTTTACCCGACTGCGTGACACCCTGGGCGATGCGATGATGCTGGTCAGGGCGAGCATCGATGGCCGTGCTGTGGCCGCGGCGCTCTGCTTCGAGGGCGATGACACCCTATACGGACGCTACTGGGGCAGCGAAGTGGAGGTGGATTTTCTGCACTTCGAGACCTGCTACTACCAGGGCATCGAGCACTGCCTGGCGCGCGGGCTTTCGCGCTTCGACCCGGGCACTCAGGGCGAGCACAAGCTCACCCGCGGCTTCGCCCCGGCGCTGAGCCGGTCGCTGCACTATCTGGCACATGAAGGCTTCCGCGAAGCGGTGGCGCAGTTCTGCCGCGAGGAGCGCGCCTATGTCGAGGCGTATCTAGAGCAGTGCCGCGGGCGGCTTCCCTTTCGCCAGACACCGGCAGGCGATGATGCCGCGGCGAATCACGAGGATTGA
- a CDS encoding fructosamine kinase family protein has product MTQTLAQRLAELDDAFRGDLTPLSGGDSGAGVWRLAAATPLIVKCDRPERLAGEADGLAALAAAAEALVVPRVVALAGDLLVMEALDVSGPRDGARLGEGLRLLHAATRDPDADHGWARDNACGLTPQPNATLADGRAFQRERRLLPLVRACRDRDLLDAALATRVERIATTLESWLVDRPPSLVHGDLWSGNVLFTPRGPAIIDPAVYRHYPEVDVAMLSLFGDPGAAFHEAYWDGRRPADWPRREALFQLYPLLNHLYLFGAGYRDGVARAAARVLAG; this is encoded by the coding sequence ATGACGCAGACACTCGCGCAACGTCTCGCTGAACTCGATGACGCCTTCCGGGGCGACCTGACGCCGCTTTCCGGCGGCGACAGCGGTGCCGGCGTGTGGCGTCTGGCGGCCGCCACGCCGCTGATCGTCAAGTGCGACCGGCCCGAGCGGCTCGCCGGCGAAGCCGACGGGCTCGCCGCCCTGGCTGCGGCGGCCGAGGCTCTGGTGGTCCCGCGGGTGGTGGCGCTGGCCGGGGATCTGCTGGTGATGGAAGCGCTCGACGTCAGCGGGCCGCGCGATGGCGCGCGGCTCGGCGAGGGGCTGAGGCTGCTGCATGCCGCCACCCGCGACCCGGATGCCGATCACGGCTGGGCGCGCGACAACGCCTGCGGGCTCACGCCGCAGCCCAACGCCACGCTGGCCGATGGCCGCGCTTTCCAGCGCGAGCGCCGGCTGCTGCCGCTGGTGCGCGCCTGCCGCGACCGGGACCTGCTCGATGCCGCGCTGGCAACCCGGGTCGAACGGATCGCCACGACGCTGGAGAGCTGGCTCGTGGATCGGCCGCCGTCGCTGGTGCACGGCGATCTGTGGTCGGGCAATGTGCTGTTCACGCCGCGCGGGCCGGCGATCATCGATCCGGCGGTGTATCGTCACTATCCCGAGGTCGACGTGGCCATGCTGAGCCTGTTCGGCGATCCGGGGGCGGCCTTCCACGAGGCCTATTGGGACGGCCGGCGCCCGGCCGACTGGCCACGCCGCGAAGCGCTGTTCCAGCTCTATCCGCTGCTCAATCACCTCTACCTGTTCGGCGCCGGCTATCGCGATGGCGTGGCGAGGGCCGCCGCGCGTGTGCTGGCGGGCTGA
- a CDS encoding multidrug efflux RND transporter permease subunit, giving the protein MNFSSVFIRRPIFATVISVIIILIGLMAMRTLPIEQYPQVVPPTISVSATYPGASAQTVSDTVASTLAQEINGTENMIYLTSSSSDSGQMSMSVYFKIGTNPQTAQINVNNRVQQALSKLPSEVQSQGVTVEQRASSVLMFVAVTSASDAYDSLYLTNYANINITDALKQLPGVGQAEVLGSQEFAMRIWLDPDKLAQYDLTPAEVSSAIRAQNAVVAAGKIGAEPQSDPSPYTYTITTEGRFSSVDQFRNILLRTNPDGSSLRLSDVARVELGKNTYGIQGYVNNKPIAPIAIYLQPGANALDVAREVKSEMATLKQRFPPGLDYEIPYDTTLFIDASVNSVEHTFIEALLLVAVIVFVFLQSWRSTLVAMSVVPISVVGTFAGMYLLDFSINLLSLFGMILAIGIVVDDAIVVIENVERIMQEDEEATPFSAALEAMKEVSGAVIATSFIMTAVFVPVGFMGGLTGQMYQQFAITIAISVAISALVALSFTPAISAIFLQNHQRIRESKVVRAIKKPFEWFNKGFEKVTDLFMAITNFLIHQLWLVVVGLVGVGVLSWTIYSQLPSGLLPTEDQGVALASVTLPAGASVSRTDAYIQELSTRLRDEVPGINYVVGIPGFDILSSSANTAKGTVFVTMKPWSERSVTADQLIGKIMQIGAQIQGGQTMAFNMPPIQGLSPTGGFTGYLQSYGGDSPQQLAAAAGKIMQAANQRPEIGQAFSTLDVNVPVYRATVDTDKVRSLGVDISDLNTTLASTFGSAFVNYFTRSSRNFQVYLQSEDDFRRNPEDISKVYVRGGDGQRIPLSELVTLTRENAPTVLQRYNVYPAAQFAGGPAPGYSSGQAVQAMQEVVAQTLGSDYAMGWSGEAYQQANVGTAATLALSFGVVMMFLILAAQYESWTLPLAVVSAVPFAFIGAILAVHLAGLSTSVYLQVGLLVVVGLAAKNAILIVEFAEQQRKHAGLSVIEAAKVAARQRFRPIVMTSLAFIGGTLPLALASGASAASRQQIGTPVVGGMISITLLATVFVPAAYVLIMRVTLWLSTKLKRQHEGSDADGQRS; this is encoded by the coding sequence ATGAATTTCTCCAGCGTATTCATCAGGCGCCCGATCTTCGCCACGGTCATCTCGGTCATCATCATCCTGATTGGCCTGATGGCGATGCGGACCCTGCCGATCGAGCAGTACCCGCAGGTGGTGCCGCCGACGATCAGCGTCTCGGCGACCTATCCCGGGGCCAGTGCGCAGACGGTCTCCGACACCGTGGCGTCGACCCTGGCGCAGGAGATCAACGGCACCGAGAACATGATCTATCTGACCTCGTCGAGCTCCGACAGCGGTCAGATGTCGATGAGCGTCTACTTCAAGATCGGGACCAACCCGCAGACGGCGCAGATCAACGTCAACAACCGGGTGCAGCAGGCGCTCTCCAAGCTGCCCAGCGAGGTCCAGTCGCAGGGGGTGACGGTGGAGCAGCGCGCGTCCAGCGTGCTGATGTTCGTTGCCGTCACCTCGGCCAGCGATGCCTATGACTCGCTCTACCTGACCAATTACGCCAACATCAACATCACCGATGCGCTCAAGCAGCTGCCGGGGGTGGGGCAGGCCGAGGTACTCGGCAGTCAGGAATTCGCCATGCGTATCTGGCTCGACCCTGACAAGCTGGCGCAGTACGACCTGACGCCGGCCGAGGTGTCGTCGGCGATCCGCGCGCAGAACGCGGTGGTGGCCGCGGGCAAGATCGGCGCCGAGCCGCAGAGCGATCCCTCGCCCTACACCTACACCATCACCACGGAAGGGCGCTTCAGCAGCGTCGATCAGTTCCGCAACATTCTGCTGCGCACCAATCCCGACGGCTCCTCGTTGCGCTTGAGCGATGTCGCTCGGGTCGAGCTGGGCAAGAACACCTACGGCATCCAGGGCTACGTCAACAACAAGCCGATCGCCCCCATTGCCATCTACCTTCAGCCCGGGGCCAATGCCCTCGACGTGGCGCGTGAGGTCAAGAGCGAGATGGCGACGCTCAAGCAACGCTTCCCGCCGGGGCTGGACTACGAGATCCCCTACGACACCACGCTGTTCATCGACGCCTCGGTGAACTCGGTCGAGCACACCTTCATCGAGGCGCTGCTGCTGGTGGCGGTGATCGTGTTCGTGTTCCTGCAGAGCTGGCGCTCGACGCTGGTGGCGATGTCGGTGGTGCCGATCTCGGTGGTGGGTACCTTCGCCGGGATGTATCTGCTCGACTTCTCGATCAACCTGCTGTCGCTGTTCGGGATGATCCTGGCGATCGGGATCGTGGTCGACGACGCCATCGTGGTGATCGAGAACGTTGAACGCATCATGCAGGAGGACGAGGAGGCCACGCCCTTCAGCGCCGCGCTGGAGGCGATGAAAGAGGTCTCCGGCGCGGTCATCGCGACCTCGTTCATCATGACCGCGGTATTCGTGCCGGTGGGCTTCATGGGTGGTCTGACCGGGCAGATGTATCAGCAGTTCGCGATCACCATCGCCATTTCGGTGGCGATTTCGGCGCTGGTGGCGCTGTCGTTCACGCCGGCGATCAGCGCGATCTTCCTGCAGAACCATCAGCGCATCCGCGAATCCAAGGTCGTGCGTGCGATCAAGAAGCCGTTCGAGTGGTTCAACAAGGGCTTCGAGAAGGTCACCGACCTGTTCATGGCGATCACCAACTTCCTCATTCATCAGCTGTGGCTGGTGGTGGTGGGGCTGGTCGGGGTCGGCGTGCTGTCGTGGACGATCTACTCCCAGCTGCCCAGCGGCCTGCTGCCGACCGAGGACCAGGGCGTGGCGCTGGCCTCGGTGACGCTGCCGGCGGGCGCCTCGGTATCGCGCACCGATGCCTATATCCAGGAGCTGAGCACGCGACTGCGTGACGAGGTGCCGGGGATCAACTACGTGGTCGGCATCCCTGGGTTCGACATCCTGTCGAGCTCGGCCAACACCGCCAAGGGGACGGTCTTCGTCACCATGAAGCCGTGGTCCGAACGCAGCGTGACTGCGGACCAACTGATCGGCAAGATCATGCAGATCGGGGCCCAGATCCAGGGCGGCCAGACGATGGCCTTCAACATGCCGCCGATCCAGGGGCTTTCGCCCACCGGCGGTTTCACCGGCTACCTGCAGTCCTACGGCGGCGACTCGCCGCAGCAACTGGCGGCGGCGGCCGGCAAGATCATGCAGGCGGCCAATCAGCGCCCCGAGATCGGCCAGGCGTTCTCGACCCTGGATGTCAACGTGCCGGTCTATCGCGCCACTGTGGATACCGACAAGGTGCGCAGTCTGGGTGTGGACATTTCCGATCTCAACACGACCCTGGCGAGCACCTTCGGTAGCGCCTTCGTCAACTACTTCACCCGGTCCAGCCGTAACTTCCAGGTCTATCTGCAGTCGGAGGACGACTTCCGTCGCAACCCGGAAGACATCAGCAAGGTCTACGTGCGTGGCGGCGACGGCCAGCGCATCCCGCTCTCCGAGCTGGTCACGCTGACCCGCGAGAATGCACCCACGGTACTCCAGCGCTACAACGTCTATCCGGCAGCCCAGTTCGCCGGCGGGCCGGCGCCGGGCTACAGCTCGGGCCAGGCGGTCCAGGCGATGCAGGAAGTGGTGGCACAGACGCTGGGCTCCGACTACGCCATGGGCTGGTCCGGGGAGGCCTATCAGCAGGCCAACGTGGGCACCGCGGCGACCCTGGCGCTCTCCTTCGGCGTGGTCATGATGTTCTTGATCCTGGCCGCCCAGTACGAGAGCTGGACGCTACCGCTGGCGGTGGTCTCGGCGGTGCCGTTCGCCTTCATCGGCGCCATCCTGGCGGTACATCTCGCGGGTCTGAGCACCAGCGTCTACCTGCAGGTGGGGCTACTGGTGGTGGTGGGGCTGGCGGCCAAGAACGCCATCCTGATCGTCGAGTTCGCCGAGCAGCAGCGCAAGCACGCGGGGCTCTCGGTGATCGAGGCGGCCAAGGTGGCGGCACGCCAGCGTTTCCGGCCCATCGTGATGACCTCGCTGGCGTTCATCGGCGGCACCCTGCCGCTGGCACTCGCCTCCGGAGCCAGCGCGGCGAGCCGGCAACAGATCGGTACGCCGGTGGTCGGCGGCATGATCTCGATCACCCTGCTGGCGACGGTGTTCGTGCCGGCGGCCTATGTGCTGATCATGCGCGTGACGCTGTGGCTCAGTACCAAGCTCAAGCGCCAGCATGAGGGCTCCGATGCCGACGGGCAGCGCTCTTGA
- a CDS encoding monovalent cation:proton antiporter-2 (CPA2) family protein, with protein MDFLTEAAVLLGAAIIAVPLFQRLGLGSILGYLCIGLIAGPSVSGFISEPETVLHFSEFGVVMLLFIIGLELEPRRLWSMRKRLFGLGAMQLAGCAALLTPIGLLLGLAPSIAIFLGLTLALSSTAFALQVLNERRQLATPHGQSAFAMLLFQDLAVIPLLALLPFLAGRVDAAPDDIWIMARSVAIVVAAIVFGRLVFPRVLALIARSDIHEIFTAAALFLVLGMALAMEWAGLSMALGAFLGGVMLADTPYRHELEANIEPFKGLLLGLFFIAVGMSVNLALVLDNVLLVIGLALAMTLVKMLVLAAIGLLAKLPRTEIPRLATVIAQGGEFDFVLLTAAVAAGVIDQRIASLCIAAVTLSMAATPFLYQLGETLGNRLKETRPFDTDFGDETPPVVIAGLGRFGQMVGRTLKMQGIAFTALDPNITQVEFIRRFGSRIFYADATRLDLLRAAGIDKAQLLVIAVDDEHAALTIARLAKTHFPHLKVHARARNRHHAWKLMELGVDGVVRETFASSMEMSVEVLKGMGYPSSNAINAVRTFREFDNQLLKDTYTHRNDTEQLMATEKAAMEEFKSLFQQELDRGRGKAGDEEQVANDSEEDTDDADTRATSR; from the coding sequence ATGGATTTTCTCACTGAAGCCGCCGTGCTGCTGGGCGCCGCGATCATCGCGGTACCGCTGTTCCAGCGCCTGGGGCTGGGCTCGATCCTGGGCTATCTGTGCATCGGGCTGATCGCCGGCCCCTCGGTGAGCGGCTTCATCTCCGAGCCCGAGACGGTGCTGCACTTCTCCGAATTCGGCGTGGTGATGCTGCTGTTCATCATCGGTCTCGAGCTGGAGCCCAGACGCTTGTGGTCGATGCGCAAGCGCCTGTTCGGACTGGGGGCGATGCAGCTTGCCGGGTGTGCTGCGCTGCTGACACCCATCGGCCTGCTGCTGGGCCTGGCGCCGAGTATCGCGATCTTTCTCGGCCTGACGCTGGCACTCTCGTCGACCGCCTTCGCGCTGCAGGTGCTCAACGAGCGGCGCCAGCTGGCCACGCCACACGGCCAGAGTGCCTTCGCCATGCTGCTGTTCCAGGATCTGGCAGTGATTCCGCTGCTGGCGCTGCTGCCGTTTCTTGCCGGGCGCGTGGATGCCGCCCCGGACGATATCTGGATCATGGCGCGCAGCGTCGCCATCGTGGTCGCCGCGATCGTGTTCGGGCGGCTGGTGTTTCCGCGGGTGCTGGCGCTGATCGCACGTAGCGACATCCATGAGATATTCACTGCCGCCGCGCTGTTTCTGGTCCTCGGTATGGCGCTGGCGATGGAGTGGGCGGGACTATCGATGGCGCTGGGCGCCTTTCTAGGCGGGGTGATGCTGGCGGACACCCCCTATCGCCACGAGCTCGAGGCCAACATCGAGCCGTTCAAGGGGCTGCTGCTGGGGCTGTTCTTCATCGCCGTGGGGATGTCGGTAAATCTTGCCCTGGTACTCGACAACGTGCTGCTGGTGATCGGCCTGGCGCTGGCGATGACCCTGGTCAAGATGCTGGTGCTGGCGGCGATCGGACTGCTGGCGAAGCTGCCGCGCACGGAGATTCCACGGCTGGCGACGGTGATCGCCCAGGGCGGTGAGTTCGACTTCGTGCTGCTCACCGCCGCCGTCGCCGCCGGGGTGATCGACCAGCGCATCGCCAGCCTGTGCATCGCCGCGGTCACGCTGAGCATGGCGGCGACGCCGTTTCTCTATCAGCTGGGCGAGACGCTGGGCAACCGGCTCAAGGAGACGCGCCCCTTCGACACCGACTTCGGCGACGAGACCCCGCCGGTGGTGATCGCCGGTCTCGGCCGCTTCGGCCAGATGGTGGGGCGCACACTCAAGATGCAGGGCATCGCCTTTACCGCGCTGGACCCCAACATCACCCAGGTCGAGTTCATCCGCCGCTTCGGCTCGCGCATCTTCTACGCCGACGCCACGCGATTGGACCTGCTGCGCGCGGCGGGCATCGACAAGGCGCAGCTGCTGGTGATCGCGGTGGACGACGAGCATGCCGCGCTGACCATCGCGCGTCTGGCCAAGACGCACTTCCCCCATCTCAAGGTTCACGCCCGCGCGCGCAATCGTCATCACGCCTGGAAGCTGATGGAGCTGGGCGTGGATGGCGTGGTGCGCGAAACCTTCGCCTCAAGCATGGAGATGAGCGTCGAGGTGCTCAAGGGCATGGGCTACCCGAGCTCCAATGCGATCAATGCGGTGCGTACTTTCCGCGAGTTCGACAACCAGCTGCTCAAGGATACCTATACCCATCGCAACGACACCGAGCAGCTGATGGCCACCGAGAAGGCCGCCATGGAGGAGTTCAAGTCGCTGTTTCAGCAGGAGCTCGACCGCGGCCGCGGCAAGGCCGGCGATGAAGAACAAGTCGCCAACGACAGTGAGGAAGACACCGATGACGCAGACACTCGCGCAACGTCTCGCTGA
- a CDS encoding DUF4190 domain-containing protein translates to MNDLHPTPPPSPPGPTNVMALVAFALSVLGTLVPPAALGGVVCGHLARHQIRARQESGDSWALAGLILGYLLILLSLAGILLFGGFVATMFGIMAFM, encoded by the coding sequence ATGAACGACCTGCACCCCACTCCGCCGCCGTCACCGCCCGGCCCTACCAACGTGATGGCGCTGGTCGCCTTCGCGCTCAGCGTGCTCGGCACCCTGGTACCGCCGGCGGCGCTGGGCGGGGTGGTCTGCGGTCATCTCGCCCGCCACCAGATCCGGGCGCGCCAGGAATCCGGCGACAGCTGGGCACTGGCAGGGCTGATCCTGGGCTATCTGCTGATCCTGCTGTCGCTGGCCGGGATTTTGCTGTTCGGCGGCTTCGTCGCGACAATGTTCGGTATCATGGCCTTCATGTAA
- a CDS encoding TetR family transcriptional regulator yields the protein MPKRTKAEAEATREALLDAAEIVFLERGVSRASLEQIARQAGMTRGAVYWHFKNKSDLFQAMLDRVKMPLRQLLDEVEDPERPHAPLTILRLACLHALERLQRPRSQRVHTILFHRCESSGDIDMLGLQSHLAKECYDTMVERLEQAQRDGALGEGIDPQIACRMLMSMFGGLMHDWLRDPTQYELAEVGPRMIETLFARIARLPSEG from the coding sequence ATGCCGAAACGCACCAAGGCCGAGGCCGAAGCCACCCGCGAGGCGCTGCTCGACGCCGCCGAGATCGTCTTTCTGGAACGCGGCGTCTCGCGCGCCTCACTCGAGCAGATCGCGCGCCAGGCCGGCATGACCCGTGGCGCCGTCTACTGGCACTTCAAGAACAAGTCAGACCTGTTCCAGGCCATGCTCGACCGGGTCAAGATGCCACTGCGCCAGTTACTCGACGAGGTCGAGGATCCCGAACGCCCACACGCACCGCTCACGATCCTCCGCCTGGCGTGCCTGCACGCGCTGGAGCGGCTGCAGCGTCCGCGCTCCCAGCGGGTGCACACCATTCTCTTTCATCGCTGTGAATCCTCCGGCGATATCGACATGCTGGGATTGCAGAGCCATCTGGCCAAGGAGTGCTACGACACCATGGTCGAGCGCCTCGAACAGGCCCAGCGCGACGGCGCCCTGGGCGAGGGCATCGACCCGCAGATCGCCTGCCGCATGCTGATGTCGATGTTCGGCGGCCTGATGCACGACTGGCTACGCGACCCGACCCAATACGAACTGGCCGAGGTCGGCCCACGCATGATCGAGACCCTCTTCGCACGTATCGCGCGCCTGCCAAGCGAGGGCTGA
- the pncB gene encoding nicotinate phosphoribosyltransferase translates to MLTSLLDNDFYKITMQNAVIKRFPYAQARYAFINRGEHAFPEGFGEALRSAVDAMADLTLSEDEKRYLEQTCPYLDPTYLDFLAGFRYNPAEVTIVQHGSELSVTMEGLWYRTILWEVPLMALISELWYRLRQVPRDDDATVETRTRSKIEQYQRLGLKIAEFGTRRRFSFDVQDRVVGALRHHGGSAFSGTSNVMLAMRHGVKPIGTHAHEWFMFHGARFGFKMANSLALEHWVDVYRGDLGIALTDTFTSKAFFESFDKKFAKLFDGVRHDSADPIDFASQTIAHYERLGIDPRSKTIIFSDALTPERVERIHAFCKDRIGMAFGIGTNFTNDVGATPMNMVIKMVEARPEGQHWLPVVKLSDVPDKHTGDPEMIALAQRVLALNHRT, encoded by the coding sequence ATGCTAACTTCGCTTCTGGACAACGACTTCTACAAGATCACGATGCAGAACGCCGTGATCAAGCGCTTCCCCTATGCGCAGGCGCGCTATGCCTTCATCAACCGCGGCGAGCACGCCTTTCCCGAGGGCTTCGGCGAGGCTCTGCGCAGTGCGGTCGACGCCATGGCCGACCTCACCCTCAGCGAGGACGAAAAGCGATATCTCGAGCAGACCTGTCCCTATCTCGACCCCACCTATCTCGATTTCCTCGCCGGCTTCCGCTACAACCCCGCCGAGGTCACCATCGTCCAGCACGGCAGTGAGCTGTCGGTGACCATGGAGGGGCTGTGGTATCGCACCATTCTGTGGGAAGTGCCGCTGATGGCGCTGATAAGCGAGCTCTGGTATCGCCTGCGCCAGGTGCCACGTGACGACGATGCCACGGTCGAGACACGCACCCGGAGCAAGATCGAGCAGTACCAGCGCCTGGGGCTCAAGATCGCCGAGTTCGGCACCCGGCGACGCTTCTCCTTCGACGTTCAGGATCGTGTGGTAGGCGCCCTGCGTCACCACGGCGGCAGCGCCTTCAGCGGGACCAGCAACGTGATGCTGGCCATGCGCCATGGGGTCAAGCCGATCGGTACCCACGCCCACGAGTGGTTCATGTTCCATGGCGCGCGTTTCGGCTTCAAGATGGCCAACAGCCTGGCGCTGGAGCACTGGGTCGACGTCTATCGCGGCGATCTGGGGATCGCCTTGACCGATACGTTCACCTCGAAGGCGTTCTTCGAGAGTTTCGACAAGAAGTTCGCCAAGCTCTTCGACGGCGTACGCCACGACAGTGCCGACCCGATCGACTTCGCCTCCCAGACCATCGCCCACTACGAACGCCTGGGCATCGACCCGCGCAGCAAGACCATCATCTTCTCCGACGCCTTGACCCCGGAGCGGGTCGAGCGGATCCATGCCTTCTGCAAGGATCGGATCGGCATGGCCTTCGGCATCGGCACCAACTTCACCAACGACGTCGGCGCCACGCCGATGAACATGGTGATCAAGATGGTCGAGGCGCGCCCGGAGGGGCAGCACTGGCTGCCAGTGGTCAAGCTCTCGGACGTGCCCGACAAGCACACCGGCGACCCGGAGATGATCGCCCTGGCCCAGCGCGTGCTGGCGCTCAATCATCGCACCTGA